A window of Eucalyptus grandis isolate ANBG69807.140 chromosome 4, ASM1654582v1, whole genome shotgun sequence genomic DNA:
ACACAAAGATAATTAGTGAATATCTTAAGTTTTGTTGGCGAAATCGAAATGCAATAGTCACAATCCAAAGCAATTATCTAACCCATGACGACTGCATATCGGCTGGTCAACTCGTACACGCAGGCAGCTTTTCGGGCAGCTCAATCCACAAGCAAGCCCTAGATTTCTGCCAAGTCGTTACCCCTATTGAGTTTTTATAAAGctttttattgaattaattcattttaatattCCTTAGTGGGTAATCCCTGTTTAATTTACATGAAATCAATCTGATTAGCAGCTTTCTGAATGCGGTGGGCAATTGATATTGGTCGGACGAGTTGGGGCTGTCTCCATGACCTCGTGCATGGAGACATAATACTTTAGATTATCTTTATAGTCATCTTGCATAGCGACCAAGTGCGTTCATGTTGcgctcttttttttcctttttcttttttcagtagAAAATGATATCAGACAAGATCGCCACAAAGAATAATTTAAGGGGAATGAGATAAGACGAAGCCCTTAAAGAAATCTGAAAGATTTTCTAGGTTTCGTTCGAAGATAATCTGCTTTGTCATTTCCTTAAACAGccttagggaaaaaaattcttaggtaaatttcattaaattaatgTTTGACCACAAAGCCTGTCCCACCAAGGTAGACTAGACACGTATGGGGGCCTCTAAGCCTATGGAGAGAGAATGCTTCACGTGAAGTTTCTGATCGAGCCATGTTGCACGGCCCTTGATTTCTCATCTTACCAGGATTACGTGGGAAATGTAGAAATATCTAGCACTTGCCCGTGATTAATTattatactttttcttttggatgacACCATGATTGGTTATCGGGTTTTTTAAACTTCGCTTCTGTGGTCTAGAATATAACAACGGTCGTTACAAgcttagattaggtttatattttaatttaggaCCATCGTGTCGATTTGCGCACCACTTTGTTCATTAAAATTGACGAGCTTCAATCGTTAGCCATGCCTTCATCTATCGACTTAAGTTTTCAGATGAATCAATTTAGAGCGCGCCTTGTAATTGCCATACGGTAGAGGTGCATGAAATCACGCTTACAAACATTGCCTCCCCATGTTTAAAAATAAGTTCACAATATTCTTTCTGACCTGCTTGTAAAGAGAGTGTTGAAGGGACATAATAATTCAATAGATAATCACAAGtccatttgtttcgcgaaaaaaaaaaaatgatttagaaaatatttttcgaaaaatgatgcatttatcttttaaaaagtagtcaatcaaaaatatttctcaattgATAGTAATTTTATACCTAAATAGTTTTatggatgataaaaataatttttatttgttcatttttataagtaacaaaagcaacatattttagaaaatgtttttgaattacaaattttccttgaaataaaCGCACTTTTTCAGCTATGCTCAGCTTACATTTGGTACAGAACCAAATCAACTCTTCTCCAGAGCTAATGATATGATCTACCTTTCCGTTTGAGCTCTGTCAAGTAAAACTAGATGATCGGAGTTTCCACCGACCAGCTGGAACAGATGGTGATTGACAAGGGGATGATGGGTAATTGATGAGagtaattttccctaaaatttgTCTTCTAGGATTAAGCTGCATAGGGTTACAGCAGATAGTCCACGCCAGGTGTGGCGTGAAAACCAACGAAATCATTCGTTCAATCATTCAGGGGGCAGAGTCAATGACACTGAGTTCTTCACCTCTTTTCTGacaggtgatcatcatcaaCGTGTGGTCGAGAGAGACTTGCGGCTAAGGGTTTTGGAAAAAGTACCAGCTAGGTTCGTAGATTTTCAATCCAATGACTTACTGCTTCGCGCCCACAGTTCGCTTGGAGATAAGGAAGTGATTTCATTCAAGAAGAAGACAATTACTGAAGCACTAATCCTGCTACAAGCATTtgcactaacatcattatcatCTCTCTCTTGCACGCACTCGCGTGTGAGAATTCGACGGCAGTATCTATCACTATGAAAAGATTGGAGGCGAGTGCGGAGTTAGTATCTATCTTGATGAGTGTGACAGTTTCCTCCGCTTCTGACCAGAGGATTGATTCTCGAGTTACCTCCATGTCTGGAGCAATCATAATAGTCGCCAAAATTGTCTTGTTGAGTCATCTCATTCGACTTGACCGGATATCTAGATTGGCTCCACAAGACCTCATCCTTTTGGGGgaaattgtcaaattaatttACAACTTATAATACAGATGTTGATTCAATTCTAAAGTTTACgaatcactaatttaattttagatttttatatGAGTTTTTAATGTAGTATTGCCAGTCAAAATTCGTTAGGTTGGTCTAGCTAGTCACATCATACCTCATCTTTCATTACTCCAAAATGTTTCTTGGATCAACCTTTTTAGTCAAGATACCATAAACTAAACGTTCCTCTTATGGGGCGAGCACCGAAATCGATCAATTATTGCCAGCTTGAATTTAATGCTTACGGCAATGGCatcaatgaaattttctttagaGACccaacatttttccttttttgcaacTATCCGTACAGCAGGAGAAATCCCAGAATTGCCCTTATGACGTTCCAAATCAGCCCGTACCGAGTTGGTTAGTATATCATATGCTTGAGATTATCTACTTTGGTGACGTGATTTGTATTGAATTAATGCGTCCGTGATAATCAGGATGGCGATTGGCATCATTTCATCGTTTTGCTCTTGCCAATGCGTCATCTTGTTCAAATTGTTAAGTATGGGTCCTTGCTTAGAATAATCTCTATACAAAATAGAAAATCGATTAATACTAAAGAAACTAAATCTACCCGAATTgaaatctcaaatcgatttaaCCTCAAATTGGTCGTGTTTAACTCCACGCTGAATTCTTTTTCATGCATGTATTGATTCCTCGAATTTCAATGAATTCATGCGAAAGCTAAGTGAGACCAATTGACAAGAGGGCGGTAGGGATAGATCAAAATTCATGcatgcattataaaattgatCGACAAGCGATGCTCTCCAGCAGAAATACAATTtgtattcacatcatatcaatCCACATCTCATCTCATTCGACGGTTCATCCTATTCGAGCCAACATGATTCCAGTGCAATCGAGATTTTTAAATATAGACACCGATAATTATACTCGGATCACGACAATCCAAATCTCATGTATTATATCATTTTGCTATATTTTACTCCAATTTTTTAAGAAccccttttatttttccatgaaGGTAGGAGGGGGTAACGTGGCCCTATCACGCTCCCCGGACAGCTAATGTGAATCCCAAAAGCCGGGACAGGTCATTGCGCCACCTCCCTTCGCCGGAAATTGATGGcccattagagagagagagagagagagaagttaaTAACGCTGGCGTCCGTCTCTCCAAGGGGAGAAAAGGTGAGGGACAcgtcgcctccctctcgcgaagAGGCCGGCGCCGAATCCTTTTGACTTGCCCCCTCCTTCCATCAGCGCTTCCGCTTCGCCACTATATATACCACCCCATCTCCATCCGGAACTCTTCGTCTTcgcatcctctctctctctctctctctctctctctctctctctctgaaccATCGACGCCTGCATACTAGAAACTTAGTACGTGGAAAAGATGGGAAGGACGCCGTGTTGCGACAAGAACGGGCTCAAGAAAGGTCCGTGGACGCCGGAGGAGGACCAGAAGCTGGTCGACTACATCCAGAGGCATGGCTACGGCAACTGGAGGACCCTCCCTAAGAATGCCGGTACGTGTTTATGACCGTGACGTCCTTAACGTTCTGTTAAGGTTTAAGGTGGTTTTCGACTGGTTTTGCTTGCTTTTAGGGTTCTGAGATTTCGGAGTTTCCGGTGTTGGTTGTGTTAGGGTTGCAGAGGTGCGGGAAGAGCTGCCGGTTGCGGTGGACGAACTATCTGAGGCCCGACATCAAGAGGGGCCGGTTCTCGTTCGAAGAGGAGGAGACCATCATTCACCTCCATAGCATTCTGGGCAACAAGTGAGTGGTCCCCTTTTCGCTTTGCATGAAAACGTGAATCGTTTCGCTTGACGCGGTGCGTGTAGCTAGAGAGTGCTTTCCGCTCATGATCTTTTTTGTGTGGTCGGTAGGTGGTCCGCCATCGCCTCCCGCTTGCCCGGAAGGACGGACAACGAGATCAAGAACTTCTGGAACACCCACATACGGAAGAGGCTCCTCCGCATGGGGATCGATCCCGTGACTCACAGCCCTCGCCTCGATCTCCTCGACCTCTCCTCCATCCTGAGCTCTTCTCTCTACAACTCGTCCCAGATGAACTTCTCGAGATTGGCTGGAGTCCAGCCCCAAGTTAACCCGGAATTACTAACGCTTGCGACCTCACTCCTATCGTCTCAACATCAACGTCACAGTTATCTTCCACAAGCCCCGCAGGAAATTGGCCAAAGCCAAAGCCAATGCCAAGCACTCCTGAAAACTACCAAATGCAAACTCCAATTCAAGAAGTCCCAGCTTGTGCACCGGCGAGCACTCAATGCGTTTCATTTTCCGATGAAGCTTCGAGATTTCTTCAGTCCAATCTAGAGCAACAATTTCCGTCGAATTTCGCTGTCTCCAGCTCCCAAAGTTCTCAAGTCATTGATTGGAAGGATAATGGGCTGTCGTCGAACTTTACAGATGATTATGCTCTGATCCCACATAATTATGAGAACCTCTATGGTCTCGATCCAGCCATGTCGAATTCCTCGGCTATGTCGACGCCTTCATCAAGCCCAGCGCCAATGAATTCGAACTCAACAGGCATCAATGGTTGCGGAACTGAGGACGAAACTTATAGCAGCAACATGATGTTAACATATGTAGTACCAGATATTCTAGATTGTAACGAGTCCCAGTTAATGGGAAGCAACCAATACTTCGGGTCTTGGAGTCAATGTCAATAATTATAGAGCTTTCTTGTATCAAACTTCTTGCAACTTCAATAACATCAATACCAGGAAGCAAGATCATCTCTGTCCTTTTCAATGGAAAGTCTTTGATTATTGCCCCTGGGTTTTTCTTATGTCTTTGGGCTTTATCTTCAATTCACTCATCTACTCGTCACAAGGATGAGAACCTTCAACCCACCCGACGTGCAGAACTGGTCAACATGGTAGAAAACAGATGGCAAGTCGACATTTTTTAATCTTCTATGCTAGCTCAAGTCAATAAAAGCTGCAAAAGCTCCATAGTTTCGCATATTTCAACCAAAGTCGTACTAAATTTTCTGTCGCCTGGATGCTGTGCAAGATCTTCCCCAGATATGTACATCAGAACCAGCAGATATCAACTCTAAAGTTCACGTGGAGGCTTATATAGCAACTGTGGCACGTACCTGCAGAACGAagtatcaaaattaatttttaattatgacaTCCGTACTCATGAGGTTATACTCTGAGAgcataatttgtcaatataatcagcTGTTTATCATGTTTAATATAATATCAGTTATCAGACAAATGAGAGTTTCACACACACTAATTCTCAAATTCATGCTTTGTACTCGCTCTGTCGTACGATTTTCATGTCGACCTGCATGTTTTCaggtttttaaaattaatcttaGTAACATTCCTATATCTGAAAATCAAAAGAGTGCTTAATAGCTTTCGTAATTGTTTATTGAGTATTTGGTTTATTTTCATCATATTATGACCTTCACTTTTAGTGTTAGGTGAACTTGGACTTGAACgtcctaaaatttaaaatttatctttccaaagaaattgtcaatcttaaaattatgaaaaattaaatttaaattcatGTCCAAACTTTGCACGATTGACTTtagcaatttatttttatttttgatgcATGGGAGAGTCAAAACTGACATTCTAATGGCTTCAAAGCCATAATTGACAGTTACACTCAAATTAAGCGTTCAAATCACTAATCCAAGTCTGGTTTACTGGATAAGGCGGCAGCTTCTGTGAATTTCTTTTCTCGTCAAAAAGATTAATAGACTCAAGAAAGATCGAACCTCTTCAATCTCATCAACCCACCTTCCCTCGAGCTTATTTCTAAAACATGAAGCGACATGGCGCATACTGAGATATGATCGACTAAGTGACCGTCTGTGGCGGCCAATCCTCAAGGATGTTAAGGACCCAAGCAGATGGGCAGGGGAATTCGATTGTGAGATTGAGCGGAGGTGACACCATGGGGGAGGTGGGGAGGGTGGTCTGCAAAGACGATGCACTGATGGCATGTAGGAGGAGAGCACCGCTGATCCGCGACATGGGGAAGGGCATGATCGGATTACAACTTttcaggaatttttttttttttttttttggtatttgctCATTTACAAATCACATTCGTTGTGCCGCCATTCACTGGACACACACCATTTTAGAAAACTAGAGTTAGTAGACCTTTTGAAAATGTGACATTGCCCTTGTCTGTATTTAGTCCAACCAAAAGAAACGATGAGCAATCGGATCAAGACAAAGACAAATCACAAGAAATCAAAGCTCGTTTCTTGTATTCCGGCGGACAGTCAAGAACCTCCGGCGACCTAAGCCAGACCGGATGGAGGACGACACCTGTCCCGGCCACGCGTACGGGGATCTGTCCCCTCGAGCCGACGGGAACTTAGCATGGAGATCATGCTAAACAGTCGTGCTACTAACGCGTTGGGGAGCCTTTGACGTTAGGGCAGGAACACCCACGTGTCGGAGCGCCAGCTGTCGAGCGGTCGATGGCTCTTCGCGGCGGGGGACCACCGCGGGGAAAGGCGTTTTCGCTTGCTTTATCGAAAATCTATGGCAGGGTTCTCGCGCTGCTTCATCTCTTCTTTGAGGGGTCGCCATTAATGGCGTCGTTGTCAAGGCCAAGACCCCACCTTCCTGTCGATCACGTCACAGGTCGGTGCACGTGGACCCGATGCGTGCGTTCGTGGTGGTCCCACTTCTGGCGCTTTTTGGCCGACCGGTTTGGCCAAggagaaattagggtttctcgTCCAGGGTGGAGATGAGCCAATTTGACTAACAAGTTGTCCGAATGTGTTTGACTATTGATCGGTGGATTTTAATGCATCACCCGGAAGTCCCATCCAAACAGGTGCAATTTCAGAGCTCTTCTTCAATAAATATAAAGTTATATTGCACAATCCAAGATTATAAATGTGTGAATGGAATATTTCCATTATGAGCTTAATTACTTCAATTATAGTGCTTATATGATggtcaaatcaagaatgataaaTAAATCGCGAGATGTGTGGTTTCACTTGACACCCATAAAATCAAACTAACTcgattataatatttaaatgaacAAAGTTGAAAAATTAGATGGCTACACTTGTGGTTGGAATGTCAATTGGGGATTCTCCTCACAAAAAAGGTTGGTAAGGCAATGAAGATCTGAAGTGTGTGAACCCCGTACTAGCGCGCAAAAATGTTGAAAGTCGTGATGTACTAGGGAAGTGAAACTCTCCACGGTGACAAGGGTCATCATGATGATAAAATCTCAAGATTGAGAGCACCCACCAGCACCAAACTCtcaaatggagagagagaaaaggcttCGATCATGATCAACTTTTGCAAATCCAGCTTAGAATTTGACCTATGTGGGTTCAACTTTAGATTCTCAAGGCCTCATATAGACGGCTCATCTCATGATGAGCAGCTGGTGCTAACGTATGGCCAATGAAATGAAGAGCAAGTATGCACACAGTAAAATGGTGATTAGCCTAAATCCCATGGATTTCGCATTACCCGAAGCAATAAGATGAGCGAAGTTCCAAAAGCACTAGTCGTTGCATTCTCAAAGCCTCATGTAGATGCTTTGATTTTTCATCTACTTGTTTAGATACTCAATTACGACACTCTTAgtatatcctttttttttcaccttttctaaacataaattctgaaaataacACTGCTAAATTCCATCTCATATAGACATCTGAGAACCCTTTTACACGATCTTTGAGTTAGCGACTATTTAAGAACCAACCCACCGGGATCAAAAGATCAGCAATCATTTCACGAAATTATGGCATTTCGGTAGAGGATGAGATTGTTCCATTTAGTCAACTCTCCCCATGTACAAGTAAACCAAAGTACCGCAAATTTCCTCAAAGATTGCCAAAGGAGTAACTTCAGCACTGCCCATTTTCTTCGGTCGACGAAGTTCTTGACTTCCTGTAGGCTCTCTAAGGTCAAATCTTCCTGCGCGTAATCGAGACATCACGTTGCCATCACGTTGCCATCACGTCGAGCGTGTTTATCTAAGCCACATGAAATGGATTATGACTAATAGCATTTTGAAGAAGTGTACTTGGTCCAACCGTTAAACCAATTGAATTAGGTGCAGATGGAATTAGGTGCAGATGGAATTTGTCGTGCATTATAGTTTTGTGCCGATTCTACTGCTTTTCTATTGATGCAAAGCCAGTTCAACCCGATATCGGATAAGGAGTTCGACATGCAATATAATTCAaaatactaatttgaaatttctcaTTATAAATGATGAGAAAAGTCGAATTATAGTATGAATTTCACGTGTTATTTGACACTGTAATAATAATGTGATTTAGCATGAATGACAATTACAGTAAACCCTATAGCGACAAAAACAAAGTTATCATCGAAAAGAATATTTTCAAAGCAGATACGCAATTTGAACAAAAACCTTAGAACATTTAGAAAGAAATCCTCATCCTACGTGGCGTCATGCCATTATGAGCACGAGGAAAATATGCCACGCGAAGACGTCGACCATGGGGGTGAAGAAAGCACTAAGGCCTGGCCTTTGACCACCGGCCGACGCCGCCCGAAAGCGACAAAGCCTCGCTTTCCGTCTCGACCGcccaaaggaaaaagggaaaaggggcTCGTTGgcacctttctttttcctcccgtTTATTCCTCAGCTTGTCGTGTCGGGCTTGAGATTGACATCAATCTCGACGTTTTCTGAAGAAAATCATGCACGAGCGAAATGAGCAAAGAGAGCCGCCCTCGTGATGAAGGGGATGACGACTTAATTGGCTACAAACGTGGAATATATAGCTTCTTCCGTGGCCACTTTCTGATTTTTGTGCTGCAGATGTAGGGGCAAACATGTGTTCATGGCTTTTGGGGTATGGAAAAGTGCTGGGAACTACTGAAAAAGGTGTTGGTGAGATGGCTTCCAGATGATCGAATTGATTATAGTCCCAATTCTACATGatataatcatataatcacttTCCATGTGGAGCAAATATTCTCAAGGATTTCAATAGCCTATGTTGTAATTAAAAATTCTTCCTCATGGGACCATTGGAATTTAGCAGCCCAAAAGAAGAATATGTCTGGtttgtaaattaatttcatttgtcCAATCACAATTGTCGAAGtgctcaaaattatttttaaaaataaaaataaaaagaaaagaaggtaaTTGCGCTACATGCATGAAAGCTAATACATTTCATATGTGCACGCTACATGAAATACCTTCAACTCTTACGATGGCATATACTTATTTTCCATCCAAACTTGTCTAGTGGATTTAAGTTCTGGGATAGACTAAGAAAAGATTTTGAGTTTTGAGTCATTAAAAAAGATGgccattttctgattttgtGTTGGGGATATAGGGGCAAGCATGTGCTCTTGCCTTTTGAGGTATGAAAAGTGTTGGGAACTACTAAAAAGGTGTTGGTGAGATGGCTTCTAGATGATTATTGTTCCTATTCTATATGATATAATTACATGATCACTTTCCATGTGGGGCAAATATTCTAAAGGATTGATGTTGTGGTTGAAATTTTTGCGCATGGACCATCTGAATTTGGCACATCTGATAAGAAGAATATATTCggttcaaatatttattttatttgtccaATCACAATTGTCAAAGTGCTCAAAATCATatgcaaaagttaaaaaagaaaaagaaaaaaagggtaatAATGAACACACATGATAGCTAGTATATGTCCTATGTGCAAGCGACGTGAAATACTTTTTAAATCTTATGATGGCAAATagctattttccatccaaaCTTGTCGAATGGATTTAAGTTTTGGGATAGATTGAGAAATTGCAATTTGTAGAGGGGAAAGtaagagaatcaagaaaagatAGGGGTAAAGTGGGACTATTCTCAAGCCGTCCGAAGAGAACTGTAATTTTGTACTTATGCATTTTACCCTTGATTTTAGTCTTGGTTATACTGTCCAAGCACTCGTGAAATTTTCCCCTATAGTTATTGTTGTAAACATAATGTAGAATCTAATAGATCTTGCAATTCAAATCCGATGTgataaaacaaaattacaagagaaattAACGAGAAACGACAAAGAATGCTAAAGATTTATCTGATTTATCTAGAGAGCATGGAATTTACAACCAGTCAAATGTTTCTTGATCCTAAATTACACCCAAAGCAAACCCACGAATGTTATCTCATGATCTTTCATAGAGAACTCATTCCGAAAgctcacaaagaaaaaaaaaaagcctaaaatTCCTCTTATTTGCTTTATTGTCTAATAACATAGTAGAACCCTATATCGTGTGTGTATTTATATCCAAAATAGAAAACACACTCTAACTAGGAAAACATTCAAACTAAGAAATCTACTTTGATCGGGTTTCCTTTATttgctcaaacttgagacatatttttaacaattattttattgTAAGAGGAAAATTTCCTCCACATTAAATATGATTGGTTCCCGATCCATCCGATTCCCATTTTTTAAGACCGGGTTGGACCAAACAGTCCTAGGACCAAGAACTGGATCGCACCGATCGGTCCGATCCGGTCCAATGGAATTGGCAGcttagccaaaaaaaattaaaaaaaattaaaagaaaaaaatactagagttaatataattttatggtttattgttattttttaagaaattaaaaatatatatatttttaaaaaaaaagtattgattTGATCCATCGGTCGTCCGGTCTAGTCCGGCTCCTTCGAAATCGGGAATCGAACTAAAATTATCGGttccatttttatgaaattaggAATCGGACCAACACCTTCGGGAATCGACCAAACCGGCTAGTTTAGTTTTGTTCAAGCAATTCCTAATCTAGGCAATCCGATATGCTTACCCCTACTCCACATGCAATCAATATTTAAACAGTTACAAGTGATCGATGTGCATCTGTTTGAACACGAGAAACAACAGGTTAGGATTTTGTCAAAGTGTGCGTCACATCAAGAGAAATCAAATTCTTTGGTTC
This region includes:
- the LOC104441101 gene encoding LOW QUALITY PROTEIN: transcription factor MYB41 (The sequence of the model RefSeq protein was modified relative to this genomic sequence to represent the inferred CDS: inserted 1 base in 1 codon); its protein translation is MGRTPCCDKNGLKKGPWTPEEDQKLVDYIQRHGYGNWRTLPKNAGLQRCGKSCRLRWTNYLRPDIKRGRFSFEEEETIIHLHSILGNKWSAIASRLPGRTDNEIKNFWNTHIRKRLLRMGIDPVTHSPRLDLLDLSSILSSSLYNSSQMNFSRLAGVQPQVNPELLTLATSLLSSQHQRHSYLPQAPQEIGQSQSQCQALLKTXQMQTPIQEVPACAPASTQCVSFSDEASRFLQSNLEQQFPSNFAVSSSQSSQVIDWKDNGLSSNFTDDYALIPHNYENLYGLDPAMSNSSAMSTPSSSPAPMNSNSTGINGCGTEDETYSSNMMLTYVVPDILDCNESQLMGSNQYFGSWSQCQ